The following coding sequences are from one Solea solea chromosome 11, fSolSol10.1, whole genome shotgun sequence window:
- the mrgbp gene encoding MRG/MORF4L-binding protein yields the protein MGEADVTLSQAEEKPPDSALVPGEDSVVWSHEVEVCLFHAMIGHKPVGVNRHFHMICIRDKFSQNIGRQVSSSVIWDHLGTMYDMQALHESEILPFPNTEKSFSLPEDIIQEVKEGKLGSEEESKEEFRMEREPPATHEEGSNSSVKMSERTSSSRDKEREREKEKGGSEGGALGGGGAKEAEKRKRSRAAEKLLTSSNPASPGGVKRRRT from the exons ATGGGGGAGGCGGATGTGACACTGAGTCAGGCCGAAGAGAAGCCTCCGGACTCGGCTCTGGTCCCGGGAGAAGACTCGGTGGTTTGGAGTCACGAAGTGGAAGTTTGTCTTTTTCACGCGATGATCGGACACAAGCCCGTGG gtgtgaacCGTCACTTCCACATGATCTGCATCAGAGACAAGTTCAGTCAGAACATTGGACGTCAGGTGTCGTCTTCTGTTATCTGGGATCATCTGGGGACCATGTATGACATGCAGGCTctg CACGAGTCAGAGATCTTACCGTTtccaaacacagagaagagTTTCTCTCTGCCTGAGGACATCATTCAGGAGGTCAAAGAAG ggaaaCTAGGTTCAGAGGAGGAGAGTAAAGAGGAGTTCAGGATGGAGCGAGAACCTCCAGCAACACATGAAGAAG GAAGCAACTCGTCGGTGAAGATGTCGGAGCGAACGAGCAGCAGTCGcgacaaagagagagagcgagagaaggagaagggagggagtgaaggaggagccctgggagggggaggagccaaggaggcagagaagaggaagaggagccgaGCGGCAGAGAAACTGCTGACATCATCAAATCCTGCGAGTCCGGGAGGAGTCAAGAGGAGGCGCACCTGA